A region from the Brassica napus cultivar Da-Ae chromosome C8, Da-Ae, whole genome shotgun sequence genome encodes:
- the LOC106390223 gene encoding F-box protein SKP2A, with translation MVMVVGETSMELDQCFQMMMMKMEGVSIKEWKDIPVELLLRILSLVDDRNVIAASGVCCGWRDAISLGLTRLRLSWCNNNMNSLVLSLAPKFIKLQTLILRQDKPQLEDNAVEAIANHCHELQELDLSKSLRLTDRSLYALAHGCPNLTKLNLSACTSFSDKAIAYLTTFCRNLKVLNLCGCVNAVSDYTLEAIGNNCNQMQSLNLGWCEKISDDGVMSLAYGCPDLRTLDLCGCVLITDESVVALADWCVHLRSLGLYYCRNITDRAMYSLAQSGVKNKPGGQWKSSAKKSKFDEEGLRSLNISQCTALTPSAVQAVCDTFPALHTCSGRHSLVMSGCLNLTSVHCACILQAHRSVPHSAH, from the exons ATGGTGATGGTAGTAGGAGAAACATCCATGGAGCTTGACCAGTGTtttcagatgatgatgatgaagatggaaGGAGTCTCGATCAAAGAGTGGAAAGATATCCCTGTTGAGCTTCTCTTGAGAATCCTCTCTCTTGTTGATGATCGGAATGTCATTGCTGCTTCTGGTGTTTGCTGTGGCTGGAGAGATGCCATCTCGCTTGGCCTCACTCGTCTCCGGCTCTCTTG GTGCAACAACAACATGAACAGCTTGGTTCTTTCTCTTGCTCCAAAGTTTATAAAGCTGCAGACTTTAATACTGCGCCAAGACAAACCTCAGCTAGAGGACAATGCGGTGGAGGCCATAGCAAATCACTGCCATGAGCTGCAAGAGCTTGATCTCAGCAAAAGCCTGAGACTCACTGACCGTTCCCTCTACGCACTTGCTCATGGCTGCCCTAACCTCACAAAACTCAACCTTAGCGCTTGCACTTCGTTCAGCGACAAAGCTATTGCGTATCTGACCACGTTCTGCAGAAACCTGAAGGTTCTAAATCTTTGTGGATGTGTTAACGCTGTTTCTGACTATACCTTGGAG gCTATTGGGAACAACTGCAATCAGATGCAGTCACTAAACTTGGGATGGTGTGAGAAGATCAGTGATGATGGGGTTATGAGTTTAGCTTATGGCTGTCCAGATCTCAGGACCCTGGACTTGTGTGGTTGTGTTCTCATTACAG ATGAGAGTGTGGTAGCTTTAGCTGATTGGTGCGTCCACTTGAGATCACTGGGGCTATACTACTGCAGAAACATAACGGACAGAGCCATGTACTCGCTAGCTCAAAGCGGGGTGAAGAACAAACCAGGGGGGCAATGGAAATCATCGGCCAAGAAGAGCAAATTCGACGAAGAAGGGCTGAGAAGTCTCAACATAAGCCAATGCACTGCACTTACACCTTCGGCTGTTCAAGCGGTTTGCGATACGTTTCCTGCTCTTCACACGTGTTCGGGGAGACATTCGCTTGTGATGAGCGGGTGTTTGAACTTGACGTCTGTGCACTGTGCTTGTATCCTTCAGGCTCATCGCTCGGTTCCTCACTCGGCTCACTGA
- the LOC125591732 gene encoding zinc finger BED domain-containing protein RICESLEEPER 2-like yields MSLQKGQIVLVAPTNLQSLQKIDDCFPSPSSASSRIQSEMASSDTHQEENNNQPMEEDVSSDEDMETLGSNYKRNERDEEGIGSSGLGSRKKTRSFVWKHLTRLKDDYDRCKCRYCGKEMPCPSKSGTTNLRKHILGCKGFLAWKAAKASKGKGKQTELTPDEEGNLTLYKVSEDVFKEATDELIVLAELPLAFIESLAWRSFCLKVQLHTPVCRKTSTKQIVAMYASRKAKMKKVLGQNKQRLSLTTDIWVAPYTSASYMVITAHFVDASWKLQKMIIGFKNVDDHKGSTIAKVLIDCLAEWDIRRVFCITVDNATANTSAMKKFKEDFMSQGEDALVLNGEFLHIRCATHILNLIVKEGLAEIDDSVIAIRNAIQYVRSSTNRLKSFEFRVESGKMTRGSLPLDVKTRWNSTYLMLDQALKFRLAFEKMESEDKPYNDYFMEITDGKKRIGPPSKSDWEEVERLVHFLVIFYNSTLVLSASKSITSHKIYNEIVTITRNVCKISNAQGPDDSLRYKALSMMGKIRKYWNPFVEEDEAEKSKFKSCKMNKLIIVANVFDPRKKMNFVNLCFEMLYGKESIEYTLLSESVLDILKKLYDEYSLRGSGGSQSQGGSSSQTQDQDAGAAFESRDLGNGIGYERMDNLYEELIQEAGTHDSSNELELYLKEKVETTKPMVGTEYDVLSWWRRNSPKFPTLSRVAADILAVQVSSVASESAFSTSGRVLDTYRSCLTHFMVEVLVCTQQWLKSEKHMKEKGVPTIEQLLETVELEDDLMRANEPEFNVQELP; encoded by the exons ATGAGTCTACAAAAAGGGCAAATCGTGTTAGTTGCACCCACAAACCTTCAATCCTTACAGAAAATCGACGATTGTTtcccatctccatcatctgcatCATCGAGAATTCAATCGGAG ATGGCTTCTTCTGACACTCATCAAGAAGAAAACAACAATCAACCAATGGAAGAGGACGTTTCTTCTGATGAAGACATGGAAACACTGGGTAGCAACTACAAAAGGAACGAGAGAGATGAAGAGGGTATTGGTAGTTCTGGTTTAGGGTCAAGGAAAAAGACCAGGTCTTTTGTCTGGAAACATCTCACCAGACTGAAAGACGACTACGACAGATGCAAATGTCGCTACTGTGGGAAAGAGATGCCTTGTCCAAGTAAGTCCGGGACAACTAACCTCAGGAAGCATATACTTGGGTGTAAGGGATTCCTCGCATGGAAGGCTGCAAAAGCGTCGAAAGGGAAGGGTAAACAGACAGAGTTAACTCCTGATGAAGAAGGCAATCTGACTTTGTACAAGGTGTCTGAAGATGTTTTCAAAGAGGCGACAGATGAGTTGATTGTATTAGCCGAGTTGCCTTTGGCTTTTATTGAAAGCTTGGCGTGGAGAAGCTTCTGCTTAAAGGTTCAGCTCCATACACCGGTTTGTAGGAAGACATCAACAAAGCAAATTGTGGCCATGTATGCATCAAGGAAAGCGAAGATGAAGAAAGTTCTTGGACAGAACAAACAAAGGTTATCTCTGACGACAGACATCTGGGTTGCTCCGTACACTTCAGCAAGCTACATGGTGATCACTGCTCATTTCGTAGATGCGAGTTGGAAGCTTCAGAAGATGATAATAGGGTTCAAGAATGTTGATGATCACAAAGGGTCTACAATTGCCAAAGTTCTGATTGATTGTCTAGCTGAATGGGATATAAGAAGAGTCTTTTGCATCACGGTGGATAACGCAACGGCTAACACATCAGCTATGAAGAAGTTCAAGGAAGATTTTATGAGTCAGGGTGAAGATGCTCTAGTCTTGAATGGAGAATTCTTGCACATCAGGTGTGCGACACATATCTTGAATCTAATTGTCAAGGAAGGCTTAGCTGAAATCGATGATAGTGTTATTGCCATTCGGAATGCTATTCAGTACGTGAGGTCTTCAACAAATCGTCTCAAGTCCTTTGAATTTCGGGTTGAAAGTGGGAAGATGACTAGAGGAAGTCTGCCATTAGATGTGAAGACCAGATGGAACTCGACATATCTCATGTTAGACCAAGCTTTGAAGTTTCGCCTAGCATTTGAGAAGATGGAGTCTGAAGACAAACCGTACAATGACTATTTCATGGAGATCACAGATGGTAAAAAGAGGATTGGACCACCATCAAAATCAGATTGGGAAGAGGTTGAGAGGTTGGTACACTTTCTCGTGATCTTTTACAATTCTACTTTGGTACTCTCAGCTTCGAAATCCATCACTTCACACAAGATCTACAATGAGATTGTCACTATCACTAGGAATGTTTGTAAGATAAGCAACGCACAAGGTCCTGATGATTCATTAAGGTACAAGGCGTTGTCTATGATGGGGAAGATAAGGAAATACTGGAATCCGTTCgtggaagaagatgaagctgaGAAGAGCAAGTTTAAGAGCTGTAAAATGAACAAGCTCATCATAGTTGCAAATGTCTTTGAcccaagaaagaagatgaacttTGTTAATCTCTGCTTTGAGATGTTGTATGGTAAAGAAAGCATCGAGTATACTCTGCTTTCTGAATCAGTTTTGGATATCTTGAAGAAGCTTTATGATGAGTACAGTCTTCGAGGGTCAGGTGGGTCACAGTCACAAGGAGGATCATCTTCTCAGACCCAAGATCAAGATGCTGGTGCAGCTTTTGAGTCAAGAGATCTTGGTAATGGCATTGGATATGAAAGAATGGATAACCTCTACGAAGAGCTTATACAAGAAGCAGGTACACATGATTCTAGCAATGAGTTAGAATTGTATCTGAAAGAGAAAGTTGAGACCACAAAGcctatggttggaaccgagtaTGATGTTCTATCATGGTGGAGAAGAAACAGTCCGAAGTTCCCAACCTTGTCTCGAGTTGCTGCTGATATTCTAGCTGTCCAGGTATCATCTGTAGCATCAGAGAGTGCGTTTAGCACTAGTGGGAGAGTCCTAGACACATATAGGAGCTGCTTGACACATTTTATGGTTGAGGTGTTGGTTTGCACACAGCAGTGGTTGAAATCAGAGAAGCATATGAAGGAGAAAGGCGTTCCTACTATCGAGCAACTACTTGAAACTGTGGAGTTAGAAGATGATCTCATGAGAG CCAATGAACCTGAATTCAACGTCCAAGAATTGCCATAG
- the LOC106390153 gene encoding 2-oxoisovalerate dehydrogenase subunit alpha 1, mitochondrial isoform X3, giving the protein MTCQARQENTCTCRPCKPVTLKHILYDMAIWFARSRNIVFSLRHNLNLPGILIKRDYSPRPAFTNSQLSSKSSVFLDSFTSLRHESTAVEKQLDLVQQSDEENPDQELDFPGGKLGSTSKMKFIPESSPLRVPCYRVLDEDGRIIPDSDYIPVSEKLAVRMYEHMATLQVMDHIFYEAQRQGRISFFITTVGEEAINIASAAALSPEDVVLPQYREPGVLLWRGFTLQEFANQCFGNKADHGKGRQMPVHYGSNRHNHFTVSSPIATQLPQAAGVGYSLKMEKKNACAVTFIGDGGTSEGDFHAGLNFAAVMEAPVVFICRNNGWAISTHISEQFRSDGIVVKGRAYGIRSIRVDGNDALAVYSAVRSAREMAVKEQRPVLIEAMTYRVGHHSTSDDSTKYRAADEIQYWKMSRNPVNIFRKWVEDNGWWSEEDESKIRSNARKQILQAIQAAEKWDKQPLTELFSDVYDVKPKNLEEQELGLKELVEKQPQDYPPGFQI; this is encoded by the exons ATGACATGTCAAGCCCGACAggaaaatacatgcacatgTCGTCCTTGTAAACCCGttacactcaaacatattctCTATG ACATGGCGATCTGGTTTGCTAGATCAAGAAACATCGTTTTTAGCTTGAGACATAATCTGAATTTGCCGGGGATTCTCATCAAACGTGATTACTCTCCTCGTCCCGCTTTTACAAACTCTCAGTTATCTTCGAAATCATCAGTGTTTTTGGATTCTTTCACGAGCCTACGTCACGAGTCTACGGCAGTGGAGAAACAACTTGACTTGGTTCAGCAAAGTGATGAGGAAAACCCTGATCAG gAATTGGATTTTCCGGGAGGCAAACTCGGTTCTACATCTAAGATGAAATTCATCCCTGAATCATCTCCTCTAAGAGTTCCTTGTTATCGAGTTCTTGACGAAGACGGAAGAATCATCCCCGATAGCGATTATATCCCG gTGAGCGAGAAACTCGCGGTTAGAATGTATGAACACATGGCGACGCTTCAAGTGATGGACCACATCTTCTACGAAGCTCAACGTCAAGGAAGAATATCCTTCTTCATCACTACCGTCGGAGAAGAAGCCATTAACATCGCTTCCGCCGCCGCTCTCAGTCCAGAAGACGTCGTTTTACCTCAGTACCGAGAGCCTGGAGTGCTTCTATGGCGCGGCTTCACGTTGCAAGAGTTTGCGAACCAGTGCTTTGGTAACAAAGCTGATCACGGCAAAGGCAGACAAATGCCGGTACATTACGGCTCTAACCGACACAACCACTTCACTGTCTCCTCGCCCATCGC AACACAGCTTCCTCAAGCTGCTGGAGTTGGCTATTCTTtgaaaatggagaagaagaatgcTTGTGCAGTAACATTCATCGGAGATGGCGGCACTAGCGAG GGAGATTTCCACGCCGGATTGAATTTTGCGGCGGTGATGGAAGCTCCGGTGGTTTTTATATGTCGGAACAACGGTTGGGCTATCAGCACTCATATCTCAGAACAGTTCAGAA GTGACGGAATCGTTGTGAAAGGTCGAGCTTACGGAATCAGAAGCATCCGAGTGGATGGTAACGACGCACTGGCCGTTTATAGCGCGGTACGCTCAGCAAGAGAGATGGCTGTAAAAGAACAAAGACCAGTGCTCATCGAG GCAATGACATATAGAGTAGGGCATCATTCTACATCAGATGATTCAACCAAGTACAGGGCGGCTGATGAGATCCAATACTGGAAAATGTCTAGAAACCCTGTGAATATATTCAGGAAATGGGTCGAGGATAATGGATGGTGGAGCGAGGAAGATGAATCCAAGATAAGATCTAACGCAAGAAAACAG ATTCTACAAGCGATTCAGGCGGCGGAGAAGTGGGATAAACAACCATTGACAGAGTTATTTAGCGATGTATATGATGTTAAGCCGAAGAATCTAGAGGAACAAGAACTTGGTTTAAAGGAATTAGTAGAAAAACAACCTCAAGATTATCCTCCTGGTTTTCAAATCTGA
- the LOC106390153 gene encoding 2-oxoisovalerate dehydrogenase subunit alpha 1, mitochondrial isoform X2 — protein sequence MICYVIWRWIRMTCQARQENTCTCRPCKPVTLKHILYDMAIWFARSRNIVFSLRHNLNLPGILIKRDYSPRPAFTNSQLSSKSSVFLDSFTSLRHESTAVEKQLDLVQQSDEENPDQELDFPGGKLGSTSKMKFIPESSPLRVPCYRVLDEDGRIIPDSDYIPVSEKLAVRMYEHMATLQVMDHIFYEAQRQGRISFFITTVGEEAINIASAAALSPEDVVLPQYREPGVLLWRGFTLQEFANQCFGNKADHGKGRQMPVHYGSNRHNHFTVSSPIATQLPQAAGVGYSLKMEKKNACAVTFIGDGGTSEGDFHAGLNFAAVMEAPVVFICRNNGWAISTHISEQFRSDGIVVKGRAYGIRSIRVDGNDALAVYSAVRSAREMAVKEQRPVLIEAMTYRVGHHSTSDDSTKYRAADEIQYWKMSRNPVNIFRKWVEDNGWWSEEDESKIRSNARKQILQAIQAAEKWDKQPLTELFSDVYDVKPKNLEEQELGLKELVEKQPQDYPPGFQI from the exons ATGATTTGCTATGTAAT CTGGAGATGGATACGGATGACATGTCAAGCCCGACAggaaaatacatgcacatgTCGTCCTTGTAAACCCGttacactcaaacatattctCTATG ACATGGCGATCTGGTTTGCTAGATCAAGAAACATCGTTTTTAGCTTGAGACATAATCTGAATTTGCCGGGGATTCTCATCAAACGTGATTACTCTCCTCGTCCCGCTTTTACAAACTCTCAGTTATCTTCGAAATCATCAGTGTTTTTGGATTCTTTCACGAGCCTACGTCACGAGTCTACGGCAGTGGAGAAACAACTTGACTTGGTTCAGCAAAGTGATGAGGAAAACCCTGATCAG gAATTGGATTTTCCGGGAGGCAAACTCGGTTCTACATCTAAGATGAAATTCATCCCTGAATCATCTCCTCTAAGAGTTCCTTGTTATCGAGTTCTTGACGAAGACGGAAGAATCATCCCCGATAGCGATTATATCCCG gTGAGCGAGAAACTCGCGGTTAGAATGTATGAACACATGGCGACGCTTCAAGTGATGGACCACATCTTCTACGAAGCTCAACGTCAAGGAAGAATATCCTTCTTCATCACTACCGTCGGAGAAGAAGCCATTAACATCGCTTCCGCCGCCGCTCTCAGTCCAGAAGACGTCGTTTTACCTCAGTACCGAGAGCCTGGAGTGCTTCTATGGCGCGGCTTCACGTTGCAAGAGTTTGCGAACCAGTGCTTTGGTAACAAAGCTGATCACGGCAAAGGCAGACAAATGCCGGTACATTACGGCTCTAACCGACACAACCACTTCACTGTCTCCTCGCCCATCGC AACACAGCTTCCTCAAGCTGCTGGAGTTGGCTATTCTTtgaaaatggagaagaagaatgcTTGTGCAGTAACATTCATCGGAGATGGCGGCACTAGCGAG GGAGATTTCCACGCCGGATTGAATTTTGCGGCGGTGATGGAAGCTCCGGTGGTTTTTATATGTCGGAACAACGGTTGGGCTATCAGCACTCATATCTCAGAACAGTTCAGAA GTGACGGAATCGTTGTGAAAGGTCGAGCTTACGGAATCAGAAGCATCCGAGTGGATGGTAACGACGCACTGGCCGTTTATAGCGCGGTACGCTCAGCAAGAGAGATGGCTGTAAAAGAACAAAGACCAGTGCTCATCGAG GCAATGACATATAGAGTAGGGCATCATTCTACATCAGATGATTCAACCAAGTACAGGGCGGCTGATGAGATCCAATACTGGAAAATGTCTAGAAACCCTGTGAATATATTCAGGAAATGGGTCGAGGATAATGGATGGTGGAGCGAGGAAGATGAATCCAAGATAAGATCTAACGCAAGAAAACAG ATTCTACAAGCGATTCAGGCGGCGGAGAAGTGGGATAAACAACCATTGACAGAGTTATTTAGCGATGTATATGATGTTAAGCCGAAGAATCTAGAGGAACAAGAACTTGGTTTAAAGGAATTAGTAGAAAAACAACCTCAAGATTATCCTCCTGGTTTTCAAATCTGA
- the LOC106390153 gene encoding 2-oxoisovalerate dehydrogenase subunit alpha 1, mitochondrial isoform X1, producing the protein MIITSTFLYSWRWIRMTCQARQENTCTCRPCKPVTLKHILYDMAIWFARSRNIVFSLRHNLNLPGILIKRDYSPRPAFTNSQLSSKSSVFLDSFTSLRHESTAVEKQLDLVQQSDEENPDQELDFPGGKLGSTSKMKFIPESSPLRVPCYRVLDEDGRIIPDSDYIPVSEKLAVRMYEHMATLQVMDHIFYEAQRQGRISFFITTVGEEAINIASAAALSPEDVVLPQYREPGVLLWRGFTLQEFANQCFGNKADHGKGRQMPVHYGSNRHNHFTVSSPIATQLPQAAGVGYSLKMEKKNACAVTFIGDGGTSEGDFHAGLNFAAVMEAPVVFICRNNGWAISTHISEQFRSDGIVVKGRAYGIRSIRVDGNDALAVYSAVRSAREMAVKEQRPVLIEAMTYRVGHHSTSDDSTKYRAADEIQYWKMSRNPVNIFRKWVEDNGWWSEEDESKIRSNARKQILQAIQAAEKWDKQPLTELFSDVYDVKPKNLEEQELGLKELVEKQPQDYPPGFQI; encoded by the exons ATGATAATAACTTCAACGTTCTTATACAGCTGGAGATGGATACGGATGACATGTCAAGCCCGACAggaaaatacatgcacatgTCGTCCTTGTAAACCCGttacactcaaacatattctCTATG ACATGGCGATCTGGTTTGCTAGATCAAGAAACATCGTTTTTAGCTTGAGACATAATCTGAATTTGCCGGGGATTCTCATCAAACGTGATTACTCTCCTCGTCCCGCTTTTACAAACTCTCAGTTATCTTCGAAATCATCAGTGTTTTTGGATTCTTTCACGAGCCTACGTCACGAGTCTACGGCAGTGGAGAAACAACTTGACTTGGTTCAGCAAAGTGATGAGGAAAACCCTGATCAG gAATTGGATTTTCCGGGAGGCAAACTCGGTTCTACATCTAAGATGAAATTCATCCCTGAATCATCTCCTCTAAGAGTTCCTTGTTATCGAGTTCTTGACGAAGACGGAAGAATCATCCCCGATAGCGATTATATCCCG gTGAGCGAGAAACTCGCGGTTAGAATGTATGAACACATGGCGACGCTTCAAGTGATGGACCACATCTTCTACGAAGCTCAACGTCAAGGAAGAATATCCTTCTTCATCACTACCGTCGGAGAAGAAGCCATTAACATCGCTTCCGCCGCCGCTCTCAGTCCAGAAGACGTCGTTTTACCTCAGTACCGAGAGCCTGGAGTGCTTCTATGGCGCGGCTTCACGTTGCAAGAGTTTGCGAACCAGTGCTTTGGTAACAAAGCTGATCACGGCAAAGGCAGACAAATGCCGGTACATTACGGCTCTAACCGACACAACCACTTCACTGTCTCCTCGCCCATCGC AACACAGCTTCCTCAAGCTGCTGGAGTTGGCTATTCTTtgaaaatggagaagaagaatgcTTGTGCAGTAACATTCATCGGAGATGGCGGCACTAGCGAG GGAGATTTCCACGCCGGATTGAATTTTGCGGCGGTGATGGAAGCTCCGGTGGTTTTTATATGTCGGAACAACGGTTGGGCTATCAGCACTCATATCTCAGAACAGTTCAGAA GTGACGGAATCGTTGTGAAAGGTCGAGCTTACGGAATCAGAAGCATCCGAGTGGATGGTAACGACGCACTGGCCGTTTATAGCGCGGTACGCTCAGCAAGAGAGATGGCTGTAAAAGAACAAAGACCAGTGCTCATCGAG GCAATGACATATAGAGTAGGGCATCATTCTACATCAGATGATTCAACCAAGTACAGGGCGGCTGATGAGATCCAATACTGGAAAATGTCTAGAAACCCTGTGAATATATTCAGGAAATGGGTCGAGGATAATGGATGGTGGAGCGAGGAAGATGAATCCAAGATAAGATCTAACGCAAGAAAACAG ATTCTACAAGCGATTCAGGCGGCGGAGAAGTGGGATAAACAACCATTGACAGAGTTATTTAGCGATGTATATGATGTTAAGCCGAAGAATCTAGAGGAACAAGAACTTGGTTTAAAGGAATTAGTAGAAAAACAACCTCAAGATTATCCTCCTGGTTTTCAAATCTGA